The following proteins come from a genomic window of Oceanibaculum indicum P24:
- a CDS encoding urea carboxylase-associated family protein, with translation MMTHTPHQPPADAAQRRAVPLTICYEVDRLPPFDRAFYEQVRQDMALVEEVVVPPRDAATFTVPAGHLFRIVSIEGPQVGDLNLWNANDLSERFFSGKTRQLHATHVTTGDRLWSNMPFLRPLATITRDTLDWYGWDDDGGGVHDVIGTRCDPYTNCLLTGGEYHHCCHSNLTRALAAERGLTLEAAEAHVHDVLNVFMCTGFTRDTHQYFMKASPVRPGDYLEMFAEIDLLGALSACPGGDCGNQHSSDSAACYPLKVEIYAPRPGALDGWTTFARNGYSRRHGL, from the coding sequence ATGATGACACACACCCCTCACCAGCCGCCTGCAGATGCCGCGCAACGGCGCGCCGTGCCGCTCACAATCTGCTACGAGGTTGACCGGTTGCCGCCGTTTGACCGCGCCTTCTACGAGCAGGTGCGGCAGGACATGGCGCTTGTGGAGGAAGTCGTGGTGCCGCCGCGTGACGCCGCCACCTTCACCGTGCCGGCGGGGCACCTGTTCCGCATCGTCAGCATTGAGGGGCCGCAGGTCGGCGACCTGAATTTGTGGAACGCGAACGACCTGTCGGAGCGCTTCTTCAGCGGCAAGACGCGCCAACTGCACGCCACCCATGTGACCACCGGCGACCGGCTGTGGAGCAATATGCCGTTCCTGCGCCCGTTGGCGACGATCACCCGCGATACGCTGGACTGGTATGGCTGGGATGACGATGGCGGCGGCGTGCATGACGTGATCGGCACACGCTGCGATCCCTATACGAACTGCCTGCTGACCGGCGGCGAATACCATCATTGCTGCCATTCCAACCTGACGCGGGCGCTGGCGGCAGAACGCGGGCTGACGCTGGAGGCGGCGGAGGCGCATGTGCATGACGTGCTGAACGTGTTCATGTGCACCGGCTTCACCCGTGATACCCACCAGTATTTCATGAAGGCCAGCCCGGTGCGGCCCGGCGACTATCTGGAGATGTTCGCGGAGATCGACCTGCTGGGCGCGCTCTCGGCCTGTCCGGGCGGCGATTGCGGCAACCAGCATTCCAGCGACAGTGCCGCCTGCTATCCGCTGAAGGTGGAAATCTATGCGCCGCGGCCCGGTGCGCTGGACGGCTGGACGACCTTTGCGCGCAACGGCTATTCGCGCCGTCACGGCCTCTGA
- a CDS encoding winged helix-turn-helix transcriptional regulator, with protein MVRTDFSRMRCPVARSMEVLGERWAILLLREAYYGTTRFDDFLRHLGIASNILSARLAKLVEHGVLERVPSPEKGVRHEYRLTEKGRDFFPAYLALKRWGDRWMAGPEGPVIRLVEADTGREVASPPLLDSAGAPLTLDKLRVLPGPGAGRAIRQRFGAGEQE; from the coding sequence ATGGTCCGTACCGATTTTTCCCGCATGCGCTGCCCGGTCGCCCGCTCCATGGAGGTGCTGGGCGAACGCTGGGCCATCCTGCTACTGCGCGAGGCCTATTACGGCACCACCCGGTTCGACGATTTCCTGCGCCATCTCGGCATCGCCTCCAACATATTGAGTGCCCGCCTCGCCAAGCTGGTCGAACATGGCGTGCTGGAGCGCGTGCCCTCGCCTGAGAAGGGCGTGCGCCACGAATACCGGCTGACCGAGAAGGGCCGCGACTTCTTCCCCGCCTATCTGGCGCTGAAGCGCTGGGGCGACCGCTGGATGGCCGGGCCGGAAGGGCCGGTGATCCGGCTGGTTGAGGCCGATACCGGCCGGGAAGTGGCCTCCCCGCCGCTGCTGGACAGTGCCGGCGCGCCGCTGACACTGGACAAGCTACGCGTGCTGCCCGGCCCCGGTGCCGGCCGGGCGATCCGCCAGCGGTTTGGCGCCGGTGAACAGGAATGA
- the tenA gene encoding thiaminase II: protein MTEALAPQLAPRGSLFARLREAAQPHWGDYVDHRFVRGLGDGTLPEAAFRYYLGQDYLFLIHFARAYALAVYKSENLEDMRAANDAVGHILAETSLHLRYCAGWGMSEADVVALPEDPACMAYTRYVLERGMAGDILDLQVALAPCVVGYAEIGLALKADPRTTLEGNPYRDWIETYGGDDYVAVARKSVATLDRLFAQRGTEARIPSLSRTFTEATRLEVRFWQMGLDVLEHARE from the coding sequence ATGACGGAAGCGCTCGCCCCGCAGTTGGCCCCCCGGGGCAGCCTGTTCGCCCGGCTGCGCGAGGCTGCCCAGCCGCACTGGGGCGACTATGTCGACCACCGCTTCGTGCGCGGTTTGGGCGATGGCACCCTGCCGGAGGCGGCCTTCCGCTATTATCTTGGCCAGGATTACCTGTTCCTGATCCATTTCGCGCGGGCCTATGCGCTGGCGGTGTACAAGTCGGAAAATCTGGAGGATATGCGCGCCGCCAATGATGCGGTCGGCCATATCCTCGCCGAGACCTCCCTGCATCTGCGCTACTGCGCCGGCTGGGGGATGAGCGAGGCCGATGTCGTGGCGCTGCCGGAAGACCCGGCCTGCATGGCCTATACCCGCTATGTGCTGGAACGCGGCATGGCCGGCGACATTCTCGACCTTCAGGTGGCGCTGGCGCCCTGCGTCGTCGGCTATGCCGAGATCGGGCTGGCGCTGAAGGCCGACCCGCGCACGACGCTGGAGGGCAACCCCTACCGCGACTGGATCGAGACCTATGGCGGCGACGATTATGTCGCCGTCGCCCGTAAATCCGTCGCCACGCTGGACCGGCTGTTCGCCCAGCGCGGCACTGAGGCCCGCATCCCCAGCCTGTCCCGCACCTTCACCGAGGCAACCCGCCTGGAAGTGCGTTTCTGGCAGATGGGCCTCGACGTGCTGGAGCACGCGAGGGAGTAG
- a CDS encoding GntR family transcriptional regulator: protein MTEAGADTVPAGTGGAPRSDLQAEIAGRILAMLAEQRPAPGSRLPEQRVAKELSVSRSPVRTAMQFLEAQGFLRSEKGRGFLVARLPEPGEAAQEIPESRLSVIHDRMLRDRALGHIGHEVTEAELAERYGVSRALLARVLARLTGEGLIERLRGHGWGFVEMLENDRAYEDSYEFRIVVECGALRARHFAVDRVRLETMRRQHEEIMARPESVTSEHWFQTNTAFHEMIAEFSGNRYFQQAIRHQNNLRRMREYAEFTGMARARIEQSCREHLAIMDALAGGDLAWAEALLRRHLTQAADYTSLEE from the coding sequence ATGACGGAAGCCGGAGCAGACACAGTGCCGGCAGGTACGGGCGGCGCGCCGCGCAGTGACCTGCAGGCGGAGATCGCCGGGCGCATCCTGGCCATGCTGGCCGAACAGCGGCCGGCGCCGGGCTCCCGCCTGCCTGAACAGCGCGTGGCAAAGGAGCTGTCGGTCTCCCGTTCGCCGGTGCGCACCGCCATGCAGTTCCTGGAAGCGCAGGGCTTCCTGCGTTCGGAAAAGGGGCGCGGCTTCCTGGTCGCACGCCTGCCGGAGCCGGGCGAGGCGGCACAGGAAATTCCGGAATCCCGCCTGTCGGTCATCCATGACCGAATGCTGCGCGACCGGGCGCTGGGCCATATCGGCCATGAGGTGACCGAGGCGGAGCTGGCGGAGCGCTATGGCGTCTCCCGCGCGCTGCTGGCCAGGGTGCTGGCGCGGCTGACCGGCGAAGGGCTGATCGAGCGGCTGCGCGGCCATGGCTGGGGCTTCGTGGAGATGCTGGAGAATGACCGCGCCTATGAGGATTCCTACGAATTCCGCATCGTCGTGGAATGCGGCGCGCTGCGCGCCCGGCACTTCGCCGTGGACCGCGTCAGGCTGGAAACCATGCGCCGGCAGCATGAGGAGATCATGGCCCGGCCGGAGAGCGTGACCTCCGAACACTGGTTCCAGACCAACACGGCGTTCCACGAAATGATCGCCGAATTTTCCGGCAACCGCTATTTCCAGCAGGCGATCCGGCACCAGAACAACCTCAGGCGCATGCGCGAATATGCCGAATTCACCGGCATGGCTCGGGCCCGGATCGAGCAATCCTGCCGCGAGCATCTGGCGATCATGGATGCGCTGGCCGGAGGCGACCTCGCCTGGGCGGAGGCGCTGCTGCGCCGGCACCTGACGCAGGCGGCGGATTATACCAGCCTGGAGGAGTGA
- a CDS encoding MATE family efflux transporter has translation MTAIPAAGAPVEPIPSILRRIQKLATPTALLAFLQIAAQLLETWIAAQQGTAALAGWAVVLPFALLMQQMSAGAMGGGVVSAIARALGGNREQEASSLVLHAALIAIIGGGLFALLLAIFPRAVLGLIAGPVAAEAAAPYAIWLFGAGAIPLWLANTLASVLRGGGRHGLAARVLTLGYIVYPPLSWLLAEPLGMGLAGIGAAFALVFWASALAMVAVVLQGGAGFTPSLRIRPSGTLFTRILSVGLVASALASVANLTTILVTAQISGHGPAAVAAYGIAARLEFLMIPLAFGVGSALTALVGRAVGAGDWQNGRRIAWTGGLLAFAMAGAAGLAVALFPHSFADAFSDDPAVIEIATRGLAYTGFAFGGFGLGMALYFAAMGAGRMRWAVIAAFSRISIAVGGGWLLANVAGMGLEGHFLGVALGITAYGLVTAIGVRPGVWR, from the coding sequence ATGACCGCGATCCCGGCAGCCGGCGCACCGGTCGAACCGATCCCCTCCATCCTGCGCCGTATTCAGAAGCTGGCGACGCCGACGGCACTGCTTGCCTTCCTGCAGATCGCCGCGCAATTGCTGGAAACCTGGATCGCCGCGCAGCAGGGTACGGCGGCGCTGGCCGGCTGGGCCGTGGTGCTGCCCTTCGCCCTGCTGATGCAGCAGATGTCGGCGGGCGCCATGGGTGGCGGCGTGGTCTCCGCCATCGCCCGCGCGCTCGGCGGCAACCGCGAGCAGGAGGCCTCCTCCCTGGTGCTGCACGCGGCGCTGATCGCCATCATCGGCGGCGGGCTGTTCGCGCTGCTGCTGGCAATCTTCCCGCGCGCCGTACTGGGGCTGATCGCCGGGCCGGTCGCGGCGGAGGCCGCCGCGCCTTACGCGATCTGGCTGTTCGGCGCGGGGGCGATTCCGCTGTGGCTGGCAAACACGCTGGCCTCGGTGCTGCGCGGCGGCGGCCGGCACGGGCTGGCGGCGCGCGTGCTGACGCTGGGCTATATCGTCTATCCGCCGCTGTCCTGGCTGCTGGCGGAGCCGCTGGGCATGGGGCTGGCCGGCATCGGTGCTGCCTTCGCGCTGGTGTTCTGGGCCTCAGCGCTGGCGATGGTCGCGGTGGTGCTGCAAGGCGGTGCGGGCTTCACCCCCAGCTTGCGCATCCGGCCTTCCGGCACCCTGTTCACCCGCATATTATCGGTCGGGCTGGTGGCCAGCGCGCTGGCCTCCGTCGCCAATCTGACAACCATCCTGGTCACCGCGCAGATATCGGGCCACGGGCCGGCGGCAGTGGCCGCCTATGGCATCGCGGCGCGGCTGGAATTCCTGATGATCCCGCTGGCCTTCGGCGTCGGCTCGGCGCTGACCGCGCTGGTCGGCCGCGCCGTGGGCGCCGGCGACTGGCAGAATGGCCGGCGCATCGCCTGGACCGGCGGGCTGCTCGCCTTCGCAATGGCAGGTGCCGCCGGCCTGGCCGTGGCGCTGTTCCCGCACAGCTTCGCCGACGCCTTCAGCGACGATCCGGCGGTCATTGAAATCGCGACGCGCGGACTGGCCTATACCGGCTTCGCCTTCGGCGGCTTCGGCCTCGGCATGGCACTCTATTTCGCCGCGATGGGTGCCGGGCGGATGCGCTGGGCGGTGATCGCCGCCTTCTCCCGCATCAGCATCGCGGTCGGCGGCGGCTGGCTGCTGGCCAATGTCGCCGGCATGGGGCTGGAAGGGCATTTCCTCGGCGTGGCGCTGGGCATCACCGCCTATGGGCTGGTGACCGCCATCGGTGTGCGGCCCGGCGTGTGGCGGTAA
- the mnmA gene encoding tRNA 2-thiouridine(34) synthase MnmA encodes MNSLGIDKRPADTRVVVAMSGGVDSSVTAALLHEQGYEVIGITLQLYDHGMALQKKGACCAGQDIYDARQVCDRLGIPHYVLDYESAFREAVIDDFADAYLRGETPIPCVRCNQRVKFRDLLQTARDLGGEVLATGHYVQRAMGPAGPELRRAVDPNRDQSYFLFATTGEQLDYLRFPLGGMEKPAVRALAQRFGLEVADKPDSQDICFVPTGRYGDVVQKLRPGAVEAGEIVHVDGTVLGRHDGVIHYTVGQRKGLGIGGRVESTDALYVVRIEPEAHRVVVGPREALAKPGVTLTEVNWLAAPDAGGIPVLVKLRSAMAPVPALVRATPAGASVSFDDPQYGVSPGQACVFYDRDSGERVLGGGWILREEQALAA; translated from the coding sequence ATGAATTCTCTCGGGATCGATAAGCGGCCGGCGGATACCCGCGTGGTCGTCGCCATGTCGGGCGGGGTGGACAGCTCCGTCACCGCGGCGCTTCTGCATGAGCAGGGCTATGAGGTGATCGGCATCACGCTGCAGCTCTACGATCACGGCATGGCGCTGCAGAAGAAGGGCGCGTGCTGCGCCGGGCAGGATATCTACGACGCCCGCCAGGTCTGCGACCGGCTGGGAATTCCGCATTACGTTCTGGATTACGAGAGCGCCTTCCGCGAGGCAGTGATCGACGATTTCGCCGATGCCTATCTGCGCGGTGAGACGCCGATTCCCTGTGTGCGCTGCAATCAGCGCGTCAAGTTCCGCGACCTGCTGCAGACTGCCCGCGATCTCGGCGGGGAGGTGCTGGCGACCGGCCATTACGTGCAGCGCGCGATGGGGCCGGCAGGGCCGGAGTTGCGCCGCGCCGTCGATCCCAACCGCGACCAGAGCTATTTCCTGTTCGCCACCACGGGGGAGCAGCTGGACTATCTGCGCTTCCCGCTGGGCGGCATGGAGAAGCCGGCGGTGCGTGCGCTGGCCCAGCGCTTCGGGCTGGAAGTCGCCGACAAGCCGGACAGCCAGGATATCTGCTTCGTGCCGACCGGGCGTTATGGCGATGTGGTGCAGAAGCTGCGCCCGGGTGCTGTGGAGGCCGGCGAGATCGTGCATGTCGATGGCACGGTGCTGGGCCGCCATGACGGCGTCATCCACTATACGGTCGGGCAGCGCAAGGGGCTGGGCATCGGCGGCCGTGTCGAGTCGACCGACGCGCTCTATGTCGTGCGCATCGAGCCGGAAGCGCACCGTGTCGTCGTCGGGCCGCGCGAGGCGCTGGCGAAGCCCGGCGTTACCCTGACCGAGGTGAACTGGCTGGCCGCACCGGATGCCGGGGGCATACCGGTGCTGGTGAAGCTGCGCAGCGCCATGGCGCCGGTACCGGCCTTGGTGCGGGCGACACCGGCGGGCGCCAGCGTCAGCTTTGACGATCCGCAATATGGCGTATCGCCGGGGCAGGCCTGCGTGTTCTATGACCGCGACAGCGGTGAGCGCGTGCTGGGCGGCGGCTGGATCTTGCGCGAGGAGCAGGCGCTCGCCGCCTGA
- a CDS encoding SOS response-associated peptidase has translation MCGRFAQTLAPEAMRRLFKATGDYAPWQPRYNVAPQTDIPVIRAAGREGGRQLTSMRWGLIPHWAKDPAIAANLINARAETVAEKPSFRDSFAERRCLVPVSAYYEWRKMASGKQPYAIRLKDEPGFAIAGIWSAWQAPEGETLLTVCLITTAANSLLAPIHDRMPVIVSPVHHDLWLHGPREAAQHLLVPFPAERMEAWPVSRRVGNPRNEGEGLLERLPPRRAQPSLIS, from the coding sequence ATGTGCGGTCGCTTCGCCCAGACACTGGCGCCCGAGGCCATGCGCCGGCTGTTCAAGGCCACGGGCGATTATGCGCCCTGGCAGCCGCGCTATAATGTGGCGCCGCAGACCGATATCCCGGTGATCCGTGCCGCCGGGCGGGAGGGTGGCCGCCAGCTGACATCCATGCGCTGGGGGCTGATCCCGCACTGGGCGAAAGACCCGGCCATTGCGGCGAACCTGATCAACGCCCGGGCGGAAACCGTCGCCGAGAAGCCCTCCTTCCGGGACAGCTTCGCGGAACGGCGCTGCCTGGTGCCGGTCAGCGCCTATTACGAATGGCGCAAGATGGCCAGCGGCAAGCAGCCCTATGCCATCCGGCTGAAGGACGAGCCGGGTTTCGCCATCGCCGGCATCTGGTCGGCCTGGCAAGCACCGGAGGGCGAGACCCTGCTCACCGTCTGCCTGATCACCACCGCGGCGAATTCGCTGCTGGCGCCGATCCATGACCGCATGCCGGTGATCGTCTCGCCGGTGCATCACGATCTCTGGCTGCATGGGCCCAGGGAAGCGGCCCAGCATCTGCTAGTGCCCTTTCCGGCGGAGCGGATGGAGGCCTGGCCGGTCTCGCGTCGCGTCGGCAACCCGCGCAATGAAGGGGAGGGGCTGCTGGAACGCCTGCCGCCCCGCCGGGCGCAGCCTTCCCTGATCTCCTGA
- a CDS encoding ferredoxin family 2Fe-2S iron-sulfur cluster binding protein, protein MPKMVFIDPDGTRHKVEAPVGLSVLEVAHRNGIDIEGACEGSLACSTCHVIVDPADFGRLEEPSEDEEDMLDLAFGLTKTSRLGCQIVMTEELDGLTVRLPSGTNNMMG, encoded by the coding sequence ATGCCGAAGATGGTGTTCATCGATCCCGACGGTACGCGGCACAAGGTCGAGGCCCCGGTCGGTCTCTCCGTGCTGGAGGTCGCGCATCGCAACGGCATCGATATCGAGGGCGCGTGCGAGGGCTCGCTCGCCTGCTCGACCTGCCATGTCATCGTCGATCCCGCCGATTTCGGCCGGCTGGAGGAGCCCAGCGAGGATGAGGAGGACATGCTCGACCTCGCCTTCGGCCTGACCAAGACCTCCCGGCTGGGCTGCCAGATCGTCATGACCGAGGAGCTGGACGGGCTGACCGTCCGCCTGCCCTCCGGCACCAACAACATGATGGGCTGA